A stretch of the Papaver somniferum cultivar HN1 chromosome 6, ASM357369v1, whole genome shotgun sequence genome encodes the following:
- the LOC113288891 gene encoding DNA-(apurinic or apyrimidinic site) lyase 2-like isoform X1, with amino-acid sequence MKIVTYNINGLRPRISQHGSLLKLLNSLQADIICFQETKLSREEFTADLVMAEGYESFFSCTSTTGIGRTGYSGVATFCRVNSAFSSKEVALPVAAEEGFTGLLEQSRKRLSAIKKNLPLEVPAELECLEGISKDELLEVDSEGRCVITDHGHFVLFNIYGPRADHGDKERTQFKLTFYNILQKRWEALLSQGKRVIIVGDLNIAPSAIDRCDADPKFEENQFRKWLRSLLVANGGPFYDVFRSKHPDRTEAYTCWSTQTGAEQFNYGSRIDHILIAGSCLHQDEKMEGHNIIYCHVTECDIMTQFKRWKPENASSHRWKGGRNIKLEGSDHAPVYVSFGELPDLPEHNTPSLAARYVPRIRGFQQTIVTLLSKRQVAAEIKNHGVSQLSYDDVNLKSCGNNSKRSLDDCSVSGSTSIRNLPSSNQKCDDFTPSISKHIGGTSVEAEEETVTGGAWTKLNPLPPNKMKTSKKARGGDSSQRTLSSYFIKKPNLSVVVDHAKSDVLPGQENAAVGQNGSYLLSDEVNSPNGTFVDNEENKSFPNSQLDLTPSISDADACSSSQKEKSDVALSEWQRIQQLMDKHKQVPLCKGHKEPCVPRVVKKPGPNLGRKFYVCCRAEGPSSNPETNCGYFEWAASKSRKK; translated from the exons ATGAAGATAGTTACTTATAATATTAATGGGTTGAGACCAAGAATATCTCAACATGGTTCTCTTCTTAAATTGCTTAATTCCCTCCAAGCTGATATTATTTGCTTTCAG GAAACGAAGTTATCAAGAGAGGAATTTACTGCAGATTTAGTTATGGCTGAGGGATATgaatcttttttttcttgtacTTCTACTACGGGTATAGGTCGTACTGGTTACTCCG GTGTTGCTACATTTTGTCGAGTAAATTCAGCATTTTCAAGCAAGGAAGTGGCGTTACCAGTTGCAGCAGAAGAAGGGTTTACAGGTCTTTTAGAACAGTCTCGAAAGCGGTTGAGTGCAATAAAAAAGAATTTGCCACTTGAAGTGCCAGCAGAGTTGGAGTGTTTAGAGGGAATATCAAAGGACGAACTTCTTGAGGTTGATAGTGAGGGACGTTGTGTTATCACAGATCATGGCCATTTTG TTCTTTTCAATATATATGGACCTCGAGCTGATCACGGTGATAAAGAAAGAACACAATTTAAGCTAACATTTTACAATATATTACAG AAAAGATGGGAAGCTTTGTTAAGTCAAGGAAAGAGGGTAATTATTGTTGGTGATCTTAATATTGCTCCTTCTGCTATAGATCGTTGCGATGCAGACCCGAAATTTGAGGAGAACCA GTTTCGAAAATGGCTCAGATCTTTACTAGTGGCAAATGGAGGACCTTTTTATGACGTATTCAGATCAAAGCACCCTGATCG GACAGAAGCGTACACGTGCTGGTCAACCCAAACTGGGGCTGAACAATTCAATTATGGTTCAAGAATCGACCATATTCTTATTGCTGGTTCATGCTTACATCAAGATGAGAAAATGGAAGGACACAACATAATATATTGCCACGTTACTGAGTGTGACATTATGACTCAGTTTAAAAGGTGGAAGCCCGAGAATGCTTCTAG CCACAGGTGGAAAGGAGGGAGAAACATCAAGTTGGAAGGTTCTGACCATGCTCCTGTTTATGTTAGTTTTGGGGAATTGCCTGATCTTCCTGAGCACAACACCCCATCCTTAGCTGCAAGATATGTTCCCAGAATCCGTGGTTTCCAGCAAACAATTG TGACATTGCTTTCAAAAAGACAAGTAGCTGCTGAAATCAAGAATCATGGAGTTTCACAGCTATCATATGACGATGTTAACTTGAAAAGTTGTGGCAATAATTCTAAAAGATCGTTAGATGATTGCAGTGTTTCAGGCTCAACGTCTATCAGGAATCTTCCTAGTTCGAACCAAAAGTGTGATGATTTCACTCCAAGCATAAGTAAACATATAGGTGGTACTTCTGTTGAAGCTGAAGAAGAGACAGTTACAGGTGGAGCCTGGACAAAGTTGAATCCACTACCACCCAACAAGATGAAAACTAGTAAAAAAGCCAGAGGTGGAGATTCTTCTCAGCGCACCTTGAGTTCATATTTTATAAAAAAGCCTAATTTGAGTGTCGTAGTTGATCATGCAAAATCAGATGTTTTACCTGGTCAAGAAAATGCTGCAGTCGGGCAGAATGGTTCTTATCTTTTAAGTGATGAAGTGAATTCTCCTAATGGAACCTTTGTGGATAACGAAGAGAATAAAAGTTTCCCGAATAGTCAGCTGGACTTAACTCCATCTATAAGCGATGCCGATGCCTGCTCTTCTTCCCAAAAGGAGAAATCTGATGTTGCATTGTCTGAGTGGCAAAGGATACAACAGCTCATGGATAAGCATAAGCAGGTACCACTCTGCAAGGGCCACAAAGAACCTTGTGTTCCTAGGGTGGTGAAGAAACCAGGTCCAAACCTAGGGCGCAAGTTTTATGTCTGCTGCCGTGCTGAg GGGCCTTCATCTAATCCAGAAACAAATTGTGGGTACTTTGAATGGGCAGCTTCAAAATCTAGGAAGAAATGA
- the LOC113288891 gene encoding DNA-(apurinic or apyrimidinic site) lyase 2-like isoform X3, translating to MKIVTYNINGLRPRISQHGSLLKLLNSLQADIICFQETKLSREEFTADLVMAEGYESFFSCTSTTGIGRTGYSGVATFCRVNSAFSSKEVALPVAAEEGFTGLLEQSRKRLSAIKKNLPLEVPAELECLEGISKDELLEVDSEGRCVITDHGHFVLFNIYGPRADHGDKERTQFKLTFYNILQKRWEALLSQGKRVIIVGDLNIAPSAIDRCDADPKFEENQFRKWLRSLLVANGGPFYDVFRSKHPDRTEAYTCWSTQTGAEQFNYGSRIDHILIAGSCLHQDEKMEGHNIIYCHVTECDIMTQFKRWKPENASSHRWKGGRNIKLEGSDHAPVYVSFGELPDLPEHNTPSLAARYVPRIRGFQQTIVTLLSKRQVAAEIKNHGVSQLSYDDVNLKSCGNNSKRSLDDCSVSGSTSIRNLPSSNQKCDDFTPSISKHIGGTSVEAEEETVTGGAWTKLNPLPPNKMKTSKKARDVLPGQENAAVGQNGSYLLSDEVNSPNGTFVDNEENKSFPNSQLDLTPSISDADACSSSQKEKSDVALSEWQRIQQLMDKHKQVPLCKGHKEPCVPRVVKKPGPNLGRKFYVCCRAEGPSSNPETNCGYFEWAASKSRKK from the exons ATGAAGATAGTTACTTATAATATTAATGGGTTGAGACCAAGAATATCTCAACATGGTTCTCTTCTTAAATTGCTTAATTCCCTCCAAGCTGATATTATTTGCTTTCAG GAAACGAAGTTATCAAGAGAGGAATTTACTGCAGATTTAGTTATGGCTGAGGGATATgaatcttttttttcttgtacTTCTACTACGGGTATAGGTCGTACTGGTTACTCCG GTGTTGCTACATTTTGTCGAGTAAATTCAGCATTTTCAAGCAAGGAAGTGGCGTTACCAGTTGCAGCAGAAGAAGGGTTTACAGGTCTTTTAGAACAGTCTCGAAAGCGGTTGAGTGCAATAAAAAAGAATTTGCCACTTGAAGTGCCAGCAGAGTTGGAGTGTTTAGAGGGAATATCAAAGGACGAACTTCTTGAGGTTGATAGTGAGGGACGTTGTGTTATCACAGATCATGGCCATTTTG TTCTTTTCAATATATATGGACCTCGAGCTGATCACGGTGATAAAGAAAGAACACAATTTAAGCTAACATTTTACAATATATTACAG AAAAGATGGGAAGCTTTGTTAAGTCAAGGAAAGAGGGTAATTATTGTTGGTGATCTTAATATTGCTCCTTCTGCTATAGATCGTTGCGATGCAGACCCGAAATTTGAGGAGAACCA GTTTCGAAAATGGCTCAGATCTTTACTAGTGGCAAATGGAGGACCTTTTTATGACGTATTCAGATCAAAGCACCCTGATCG GACAGAAGCGTACACGTGCTGGTCAACCCAAACTGGGGCTGAACAATTCAATTATGGTTCAAGAATCGACCATATTCTTATTGCTGGTTCATGCTTACATCAAGATGAGAAAATGGAAGGACACAACATAATATATTGCCACGTTACTGAGTGTGACATTATGACTCAGTTTAAAAGGTGGAAGCCCGAGAATGCTTCTAG CCACAGGTGGAAAGGAGGGAGAAACATCAAGTTGGAAGGTTCTGACCATGCTCCTGTTTATGTTAGTTTTGGGGAATTGCCTGATCTTCCTGAGCACAACACCCCATCCTTAGCTGCAAGATATGTTCCCAGAATCCGTGGTTTCCAGCAAACAATTG TGACATTGCTTTCAAAAAGACAAGTAGCTGCTGAAATCAAGAATCATGGAGTTTCACAGCTATCATATGACGATGTTAACTTGAAAAGTTGTGGCAATAATTCTAAAAGATCGTTAGATGATTGCAGTGTTTCAGGCTCAACGTCTATCAGGAATCTTCCTAGTTCGAACCAAAAGTGTGATGATTTCACTCCAAGCATAAGTAAACATATAGGTGGTACTTCTGTTGAAGCTGAAGAAGAGACAGTTACAGGTGGAGCCTGGACAAAGTTGAATCCACTACCACCCAACAAGATGAAAACTAGTAAAAAAGCCAGAG ATGTTTTACCTGGTCAAGAAAATGCTGCAGTCGGGCAGAATGGTTCTTATCTTTTAAGTGATGAAGTGAATTCTCCTAATGGAACCTTTGTGGATAACGAAGAGAATAAAAGTTTCCCGAATAGTCAGCTGGACTTAACTCCATCTATAAGCGATGCCGATGCCTGCTCTTCTTCCCAAAAGGAGAAATCTGATGTTGCATTGTCTGAGTGGCAAAGGATACAACAGCTCATGGATAAGCATAAGCAGGTACCACTCTGCAAGGGCCACAAAGAACCTTGTGTTCCTAGGGTGGTGAAGAAACCAGGTCCAAACCTAGGGCGCAAGTTTTATGTCTGCTGCCGTGCTGAg GGGCCTTCATCTAATCCAGAAACAAATTGTGGGTACTTTGAATGGGCAGCTTCAAAATCTAGGAAGAAATGA
- the LOC113288891 gene encoding DNA-(apurinic or apyrimidinic site) lyase 2-like isoform X2, with product MKIVTYNINGLRPRISQHGSLLKLLNSLQADIICFQETKLSREEFTADLVMAEGYESFFSCTSTTGIGRTGYSGVATFCRVNSAFSSKEVALPVAAEEGFTGLLEQSRKRLSAIKKNLPLEVPAELECLEGISKDELLEVDSEGRCVITDHGHFVLFNIYGPRADHGDKERTQFKLTFYNILQKRWEALLSQGKRVIIVGDLNIAPSAIDRCDADPKFEENQTEAYTCWSTQTGAEQFNYGSRIDHILIAGSCLHQDEKMEGHNIIYCHVTECDIMTQFKRWKPENASSHRWKGGRNIKLEGSDHAPVYVSFGELPDLPEHNTPSLAARYVPRIRGFQQTIVTLLSKRQVAAEIKNHGVSQLSYDDVNLKSCGNNSKRSLDDCSVSGSTSIRNLPSSNQKCDDFTPSISKHIGGTSVEAEEETVTGGAWTKLNPLPPNKMKTSKKARGGDSSQRTLSSYFIKKPNLSVVVDHAKSDVLPGQENAAVGQNGSYLLSDEVNSPNGTFVDNEENKSFPNSQLDLTPSISDADACSSSQKEKSDVALSEWQRIQQLMDKHKQVPLCKGHKEPCVPRVVKKPGPNLGRKFYVCCRAEGPSSNPETNCGYFEWAASKSRKK from the exons ATGAAGATAGTTACTTATAATATTAATGGGTTGAGACCAAGAATATCTCAACATGGTTCTCTTCTTAAATTGCTTAATTCCCTCCAAGCTGATATTATTTGCTTTCAG GAAACGAAGTTATCAAGAGAGGAATTTACTGCAGATTTAGTTATGGCTGAGGGATATgaatcttttttttcttgtacTTCTACTACGGGTATAGGTCGTACTGGTTACTCCG GTGTTGCTACATTTTGTCGAGTAAATTCAGCATTTTCAAGCAAGGAAGTGGCGTTACCAGTTGCAGCAGAAGAAGGGTTTACAGGTCTTTTAGAACAGTCTCGAAAGCGGTTGAGTGCAATAAAAAAGAATTTGCCACTTGAAGTGCCAGCAGAGTTGGAGTGTTTAGAGGGAATATCAAAGGACGAACTTCTTGAGGTTGATAGTGAGGGACGTTGTGTTATCACAGATCATGGCCATTTTG TTCTTTTCAATATATATGGACCTCGAGCTGATCACGGTGATAAAGAAAGAACACAATTTAAGCTAACATTTTACAATATATTACAG AAAAGATGGGAAGCTTTGTTAAGTCAAGGAAAGAGGGTAATTATTGTTGGTGATCTTAATATTGCTCCTTCTGCTATAGATCGTTGCGATGCAGACCCGAAATTTGAGGAGAACCA GACAGAAGCGTACACGTGCTGGTCAACCCAAACTGGGGCTGAACAATTCAATTATGGTTCAAGAATCGACCATATTCTTATTGCTGGTTCATGCTTACATCAAGATGAGAAAATGGAAGGACACAACATAATATATTGCCACGTTACTGAGTGTGACATTATGACTCAGTTTAAAAGGTGGAAGCCCGAGAATGCTTCTAG CCACAGGTGGAAAGGAGGGAGAAACATCAAGTTGGAAGGTTCTGACCATGCTCCTGTTTATGTTAGTTTTGGGGAATTGCCTGATCTTCCTGAGCACAACACCCCATCCTTAGCTGCAAGATATGTTCCCAGAATCCGTGGTTTCCAGCAAACAATTG TGACATTGCTTTCAAAAAGACAAGTAGCTGCTGAAATCAAGAATCATGGAGTTTCACAGCTATCATATGACGATGTTAACTTGAAAAGTTGTGGCAATAATTCTAAAAGATCGTTAGATGATTGCAGTGTTTCAGGCTCAACGTCTATCAGGAATCTTCCTAGTTCGAACCAAAAGTGTGATGATTTCACTCCAAGCATAAGTAAACATATAGGTGGTACTTCTGTTGAAGCTGAAGAAGAGACAGTTACAGGTGGAGCCTGGACAAAGTTGAATCCACTACCACCCAACAAGATGAAAACTAGTAAAAAAGCCAGAGGTGGAGATTCTTCTCAGCGCACCTTGAGTTCATATTTTATAAAAAAGCCTAATTTGAGTGTCGTAGTTGATCATGCAAAATCAGATGTTTTACCTGGTCAAGAAAATGCTGCAGTCGGGCAGAATGGTTCTTATCTTTTAAGTGATGAAGTGAATTCTCCTAATGGAACCTTTGTGGATAACGAAGAGAATAAAAGTTTCCCGAATAGTCAGCTGGACTTAACTCCATCTATAAGCGATGCCGATGCCTGCTCTTCTTCCCAAAAGGAGAAATCTGATGTTGCATTGTCTGAGTGGCAAAGGATACAACAGCTCATGGATAAGCATAAGCAGGTACCACTCTGCAAGGGCCACAAAGAACCTTGTGTTCCTAGGGTGGTGAAGAAACCAGGTCCAAACCTAGGGCGCAAGTTTTATGTCTGCTGCCGTGCTGAg GGGCCTTCATCTAATCCAGAAACAAATTGTGGGTACTTTGAATGGGCAGCTTCAAAATCTAGGAAGAAATGA
- the LOC113288892 gene encoding PI-PLC X-box domain-containing protein DDB_G0293730-like translates to MGAQYTKQVDRRKAIASEKKTLEDLEKKSGDDFPGSDYHPSDRKNWMSGLDPSRIHINKIVWPGTHDSATNKIGIRFISRPFAQTQSLSIYEQLVLGTRLLDIRVQEDRRVCHGILLTYGFDVVVNDIKKFLSETESEIIILEVRTEFGHEDPPEFDKYLEEQLGEHLVHQDDHVFGKTIAELLPMRVICVWKPRKSPAPKKGSPLWSSGYLKDNWIDTDLPATKFESNMKHLSEQPPVSNRKFFYRVENTVTPQADNPVLCVKPVTGRIHGYARLFVVECFNRGFADRLQVYSTDFIDAGFADACAGLTKSRLEDQKPQVSDM, encoded by the coding sequence ATGGGTGCCCAATATACCAAACAGGTGGATCGGAGGAAGGCAATTGCCTCCGAGAAGAAAACTCTTGAAGATCTTGAGAAAAAATCTGGTGATGACTTTCCAGGATCGGACTATCATCCTTCTGATCGGAAGAATTGGATGTCAGGTTTAGACCCGAGCAGAATTCATATTAACAAGATTGTTTGGCCGGGTACTCATGATTCAGCAACCAACAAGATTGGAATTAGATTCATTTCTCGTCCATTTGCTCAAACTCAATctttatcaatttatgaacagcTTGTTCTTGGCACTCGGCTGTTGGATATCCGAGTTCAAGAAGATCGACGTGTTTGTCATGGCATTCTCCTGACTTATGGGTTTGATGTTGTAGTAAATGATATCAAGAAATTCTTGTCAGAGACAGAATCCGAGATTATAATTCTTGAGGTTCGGACGGAGTTTGGTCATGAAGATCCACCTGAATTCGACAAGTACTTAGAGGAACAACTCGGCGAACACTTGGTCCATCAAGATGACCATGTTTTCGGAAAGACGATTGCTGAATTGTTACCGATGAGAGTTATATGTGTATGGAAGCCAAGAAAGTCACCTGCACCAAAGAAAGGCAGTCCGTTATGGAGTTCCGGGTACTTGAAAGACAATTGGATCGACACTGATCTACCTGCGACCAAGTTTGAGAGTAACATGAAACATTTGAGTGAACAACCTCCAGTTTCAAACAGGAAATTCTTTTACAGGGTGGAGAATACAGTTACACCTCAGGCAGATAATCCAGTTTTATGTGTGAAACCAGTGACCGGCAGGATTCATGGATATGCAAGACTGTTTGTAGTCGAATGTTTTAACCGGGGCTTTGCGGATCGGTTACAGGTTTACTCTACAGATTTCATCGATGCCGGTTTCGCTGATGCCTGCGCTGGACTTACTAAATCAAGACTAGAGGATCAGAAGCCGCAGGTTTCTGACATGTAA
- the LOC113288893 gene encoding monocopper oxidase-like protein SKS1: MEPSYINKQLVKTKFIISASTSLVLFSYLLLVLLVCSSVDAENPHLWFEWRVSYGERSPLGVKKKVILINDQFPGPLLNTTTNDNVHINVHNNLPEPLLITWNGIQQRRNSWMDGVQGTNCPIPPGQTWTYNFQMKDQIGSFFYFPTLAFQKAAGGYGPIRVHNRHVIKVPFDRPFDEFDVLIGDWFVSDYRDMKKSLDRGIPLPSQPNGILINGLGPLETNFTFQPGETYRLRISNVGLKTSLNFRIQKHQMLLVETEGSYTLKQYYDSLDIHVGQSYSVLVTANQTVGMSYYMVASSRFMEPELVGVALIHYPGSLVLPLDPIPPGPDPFDYEYSMEQARSVRLDLEVGAARPNPQGSFKYGKIPINRTIILENGLMMVGDSRRFTVNGVSFVNGDTPLKLADYFQLQDIIAPEKFPDAPDNRPYALGSSIIDAEYRKFIHVVFQNPRPSLQTWHMDGYNFFVVGMENGHWNESRLSDSSYNMADAIYRSTVQVYPYSWTAVLLELNNQGMWNIRSQDAEKWYLGQELYMRVKGIGQEDPSTISPRDEEGAPWNLIKCGKAGPV, from the exons ATGGAACCTTCTTACATTAACAAACAACTTGTAAAAACAAAGTTTATCATCAGTGCATCAACTTCACTTGTTCTTTTTAGTTATTTGTTACTAGTACTTCTAGTTTGCAGCTCTGTTGATGCTGAAAATCCTCATCTTTGGTTCGAATGGAGGGTTTCTTACGGTGAGCGTTCTCCTCTTGGTGTTAAAAAGAAG GTTATTTTGATTAACGATCAGTTTCCTGGCCCTCTCTTAAATACAACTACAAATGACAATGTTCACATTAACGTTCATAACAATCTGCCGGAGCCCTTACTTATCACATG gaATGGAATTCAACAAAGGAGGAATTCATGGATGGATGGAGTCCAAGGAACAAATTGTCCAATACCACCAGGGCAAACATGGACATATAATTTCCAAATGAAGGATCAGATCGGAAGTTTTTTCTATTTCCCAACGTTAGCGTTTCAAAAAGCGGCTGGTGGGTATGGTCCAATCCGTGTTCATAATCGTCATGTTATTAAAGTTCCGTTCGACCGTCCATTCGATGAATTTGATGTCCTGATTGGAGACTGGTTCGTTTCGGATTACCGG GACATGAAAAAATCTCTAGACCGTGGAATTCCCTTGCCATCTCAACCAAATGGAATACTCATCAATGGTCTTGGTCCTTTGGAAACCAATTTCACTTTTCAACCAG GAGAGACATATAGGTTAAGAATATCAAATGTTGGGCTGAAAACATCATTGAATTTCAGAATTCAGAAGCACCAAATGTTGTTAGTAGAGACGGAAGGATCCTACACACTGAAACAATACTATGATTCTTTAGATATCCACGTGGGCCAATCATACTCCGTCCTTGTAACTGCCAATCAGACTGTCGGTATGTCGTATTACATGGTTGCATCCTCCAGATTCATGGAACCAGAGCTGGTTGGTGTTGCTCTTATTCATTATCCGGGTTCGCTAGTTTTACCCCTGGATCCAATTCCACCTGGACCTGATCCATTCGACTACGAATATTCTATGGAACAAGCCCGTTCTGTAAG attggatttggaagttggagcAGCAAGGCCGAACCCACAAGGCTCTTTTAAGTATGGCAAAATCCCAATAAACCGCACCATAATTTTAGAGAACGGCTTGATGATGGTTGGTGACAGTCGCCGTTTTACTGTTAACGGCGTCTCGTTTGTTAATGGAGACACACCTCTAAAGCTGGCAGATTATTTCCAACTCCAAGATATAATTGCACCTGAGAAGTTCCCAGATGCACCTGATAATCGTCCATATGCTTTGGGTTCTTCGATTATCGATGCTGAATATCGAAAGTTCATCCACGTTGTGTTTCAAAACCCTCGCCCTTCTTTACAAACCTGGCATATGGATGGATACAACTTTTTCGTTGTTGG AATGGAAAATGGTCATTGGAACGAGAGTAGACTATCAGATTCATCATATAACATGGCCGATGCTATTTACCGTTCTACTGTTCAG GTGTATCCGTATTCTTGGACAGCAGTATTGTTGGAACTAAACAATCAAGGAATGTGGAATATCAGATCTCAAGACGCTGAGAAATGGTACTTAGGCCAAGAATTGTACATGAGAGTGAAAGGCATTGGACAGGAAGATCCATCAACCATTTCCCCTCGGGATGAAGAAGGTGCACCTTGGAATCTTATCAAATGTGGAAAGGCTGGTCCCGTTTAG